A section of the Rhipicephalus sanguineus isolate Rsan-2018 chromosome 11, BIME_Rsan_1.4, whole genome shotgun sequence genome encodes:
- the LOC119373520 gene encoding dynein axonemal assembly factor 10 — translation MTGPEIHKYIQHRVDFTAFDVKWMPQSAKFLAFGACPDGQGTVNVYELDGSSVKETLQLPHPRGVKCGTFASSSKEERNVTTGGFDGSWRIWDMECPSEPIVCIRGHRKIINSIDGIGDCDGSPSIVTGCKDGSVKVWDPRKPEQPAVVMEPAPEQQKLDCWAVCFGNGYNAMERCVCAGYENGDIKFFDLRNLAVTWETCVKSGVCSLEFDQKSIYMNKLVATGTGSKIHVFDLRTKHPKKGYAQLSHSDETNSTIWTARHLPQDRDVFASCAGAGTINLWKYQYPDKRTHKASDGCDEGVAGTLTHLCGASLGNQPVSALDWNPDMQGLFATCTFDQTLHVGFVTGLAS, via the exons ATGACAGGACCCGAAATACACAAATACATCCAACACCGTGTCGATTTCACCGCGTTTGACGTCAAATGGATGCCACAGAGCGCCAAATTCCTCGCTTTCGGAGCGTGTCCGGACGGCCAAGGGACGGTGAATGTGTACGAACTGGACGGCAGTTCAGTGAAAGAAACGCTACAG CTTCCACATCCACGAGGCGTGAAATGCGGTACCTTCGCGTCATCGAGTAAAGAGGAACGCAACGTTACGACGGGTGGTTTTGACGGCAGTTGGCGAATTTG GGACATGGAATGCCCAAGTGAGCCCATCGTGTGCATTAGAGGCCACCGCAAAATTATAAACTCAATTGACGGTATTGGCGACTGCGATGGTTCTCCATCCATAGTAACGGGATGTAAAGATG GCTCTGTTAAGGTGTGGGACCCGAGAAAGCCGGAACAACCGGCTGTGGTTATGGAACCGGCACCCGAACAACAGAAGCTAGATTGTTGGGCAGTGTGCTTCG GCAATGGCTACAATGCCATGGAACGCTGTGTTTGTGCTGGGTACGAGAACGGAGACATCAAATTTTTCGACCTCAGAAATCTTGCCGTCACCTGGGAGACTTGCGTCAAGTCAGGT GTGTGTAGCTTGGAGTTTGATCAGAAGTCCATCTACATGAACAAATTAGTCGCAACCGGAACTGGGTCCAAAATACACGTCTTTGACCTTAGGACGAAGCACCCCAAGAAAGGATATGCACAGCTGTCACATTCT GACGAAACAAACTCGACCATCTGGACTGCACGACATTTGCCCCAAGACAGGGACGTATTTGCCAGCTGTGCAGGTGCCGGAACTATCAACCTGTGGAAGTA CCAATACCCAGATAAAAGAACCCACAAGGCTTCGGATGGCTGTGACGAAGGCGTGGCTGGCACGCTGACCCATCTCTGCGGGGCCTCTCTGGGCAACCAACCAGTGTCGGCGTTGGACTGGAATCCAGACATGCAAGGACTGTTTGCAACGTGTACCTTCGACCAGACCCTTCATGTTGGCTTTGTGACTGGCTTGGCAAGCTGA